The Antennarius striatus isolate MH-2024 chromosome 11, ASM4005453v1, whole genome shotgun sequence genome window below encodes:
- the prorsd1 gene encoding prolyl-tRNA synthetase associated domain-containing protein 1, producing the protein MSEDLRSELQEFLETLNIRWRCVEHPPVFTVEEMMPHLQGVGGAVTKNLFLKDKKKKNLWLVSVRHDRQVNLGDLAKKLGVGGGNLRFADEAAMLEKLKVGQGCATALALMFDKEASVKLVLDRDLVGGAYEMVYFHPMTNSASMGLRPDDLLHFLKETGHEPLLESFE; encoded by the exons ATGAGTGAAGATCTTCGCTCCGAGCTGCAGGAATTTCTGGAGACGTTAAACATCCGGTGGCGCTGCGTGGAGCACCCCCCG gtgTTCACGGTGGAGGAGATGATGCCTCACCTGCAGGGCGTGGGTGGCGCCGTCACCAAGAACCTGTTCCTGaaggacaaaaagaagaagaacctgTGGCTGGTGTCGGTCCGCCACGACCGCCAG GTGAACCTCGGCGACCTGGCCAAGAAGCTGGGCGTCGGCGGCGGAAACCTGCGCTTCGCGGACGAGGCGGCCAtgctggagaagctgaag GTGGGTCAGGGCTGTGCGACGGCTCTGGCTCTGATGTTCGATAAGGAAGCGAGCGTGAAGCTGGTTCTGGACCGGGacctggtgggcggggcttatgAGATGGTCTACTTCCACCCCATGACTAACTCCGCCTCCATGGGACTGCGACCCGACGACTTGCTGCACTTCCTGAAGGAGACGGGACACGAGCCCCTCCTGGAGAGCTTTGAGTAG